A genome region from Frankineae bacterium MT45 includes the following:
- a CDS encoding Membrane protein involved in the export of O-antigen and teichoic acid — MTVPSAAVGVAAVDDAPPTGRLYRDATSLVASSLVAAATGIVFWALAARLLSPDRLGVQTALLSAISGPALIIAAGIGDALNAMIPSHRGAEGAIVRLGYRLAFIYGLPVAIVAAVASATFLPAVRGSALAAGSVFVGIVVWTLFAIQDSALTSLGRARWLPLENGFAGLAKLAILPFITATLLSVVWASIIPAAIAVAFFAPILRRITRRDDAELASAKLSAVASQRLRRLSVRTTASVALTLGALTLLPFMVTALGGARQGAVFSLSLSMTAVLDFVTAGVGISLVVQASSKRDHEWALVRSALTRTVPIVAFGAVCLVVISPHVYRLLNASYLDLHGVEIVAILATASVLRTVYLLWSSLQQARQQLTFVLMINSIAAVGGYLAVALSVPKYGALAAAFTVLGIQVFLSTAAAGHMVWSWRTRDVKPGRHARGDQPALAQLAPDQPELTEALLTEAPPALDESARTEDQHAGT, encoded by the coding sequence ATGACCGTTCCGAGCGCCGCGGTGGGAGTGGCCGCGGTCGACGATGCCCCGCCGACCGGCCGGCTCTACCGCGATGCCACCTCACTGGTCGCCTCATCGCTGGTCGCCGCCGCCACCGGGATCGTCTTCTGGGCGTTGGCCGCCCGGCTGCTCTCGCCCGACCGCCTCGGCGTCCAGACCGCGCTCCTGTCGGCTATCTCCGGCCCGGCGCTGATCATCGCGGCCGGCATCGGTGATGCGCTGAACGCGATGATCCCTTCGCATCGGGGTGCCGAAGGCGCGATCGTTCGCTTGGGTTACCGCTTGGCCTTCATCTACGGGCTCCCGGTCGCCATAGTCGCCGCCGTCGCGTCGGCGACCTTCCTGCCGGCCGTCCGCGGGTCGGCGCTGGCCGCTGGGTCGGTCTTCGTGGGGATCGTCGTCTGGACGCTCTTCGCGATCCAGGACTCAGCCCTCACCAGCCTCGGTCGCGCGCGCTGGCTGCCGCTGGAGAACGGCTTCGCCGGGCTGGCCAAGCTCGCGATCCTCCCGTTCATCACGGCGACACTCCTCTCCGTCGTCTGGGCCTCGATCATCCCGGCGGCGATCGCCGTTGCTTTCTTCGCGCCCATCCTGCGCCGGATCACCCGTCGCGACGACGCCGAACTGGCCAGCGCCAAGCTGAGCGCGGTCGCCAGCCAGCGACTACGGCGGCTATCGGTGCGCACCACGGCGTCGGTGGCACTCACCCTGGGGGCGCTCACCCTGCTCCCGTTCATGGTGACGGCCCTCGGCGGTGCCCGTCAGGGTGCGGTCTTCTCGCTGTCGCTGAGCATGACCGCGGTACTCGACTTCGTGACGGCCGGCGTCGGCATCTCACTCGTGGTGCAGGCTTCGTCGAAACGGGATCACGAGTGGGCGCTGGTCCGCTCGGCGCTGACCCGCACCGTCCCGATCGTGGCCTTCGGCGCCGTCTGCCTGGTCGTGATCAGCCCGCACGTGTACCGCCTGCTGAACGCCAGTTACCTCGACCTGCACGGAGTGGAGATCGTGGCGATCCTCGCCACCGCCTCCGTGCTGCGGACCGTCTACCTGCTCTGGTCATCGCTGCAGCAGGCCCGTCAGCAGCTGACCTTCGTCCTGATGATCAATTCGATCGCCGCCGTCGGCGGTTATCTGGCCGTCGCCCTGAGCGTGCCCAAGTACGGGGCGCTGGCCGCCGCCTTCACGGTGCTGGGGATCCAGGTCTTCCTCAGCACCGCGGCCGCCGGCCACATGGTGTGGAGTTGGCGCACCCGAGACGTCAAGCCCGGCCGCCACGCCCGGGGCGATCAGCCGGCGCTGGCCCAACTGGCGCCCGACCAGCCGGAGCTCACCGAGGCTCTGCTCACGGAGGCTCCGCCGGCGCTCGACGAGTCGGCCCGCACCGAGGATCAGCATGCCGGAACCTGA
- a CDS encoding Glycosyltransferase, GT2 family, which translates to MPEPDALPLNLQPISSSGEASWASAIWIGEIDDQSELRGLLRLDRSKGYSRARFLVRHGRFTRGFVEVPLVDELIDGDDLARRIAALAPPAPPPTRPSDPPISLLICTRSRPDALRAALTDALALEYSDYEVLVVDNGPEDASTRRVVEEFDDPRLRRVEAPIQGLARARNVGLLAAAHDIVAFTDDDVLVDRWWLAAIADGFARGGKVACVSGIVPTVEIGSPAEWYFDSRFNWADSCTQDVFEVGQKRSGEPLFPFRVGRYGTGANFAVSRSAIIQLGGFDEGFGVGSPTGGGEDIDMFVRVLLDGFELAFEPAAVIWHRHRSGAADLKRQISDYGLGLGAWLTKLVTQPKTLLMILRRLLPALLHLLRLTRVDAPEPDAVQHELFADVGKIERSGIIRGPFALWRARRSGGRARPLQGRQHEIKESKQS; encoded by the coding sequence ATGCCGGAACCTGACGCCCTGCCGCTGAACCTGCAACCGATCTCCAGCAGCGGCGAGGCATCCTGGGCATCCGCGATCTGGATCGGCGAGATCGACGATCAGTCCGAACTCCGCGGGCTGCTGCGCTTGGACCGGTCCAAGGGGTACTCCCGGGCCCGCTTCCTGGTCCGCCACGGTCGTTTCACACGGGGATTCGTCGAGGTTCCGCTGGTCGACGAGTTGATCGACGGTGACGACCTGGCCCGCCGCATCGCTGCGCTGGCGCCCCCGGCGCCGCCGCCGACCCGACCGAGCGACCCGCCGATCAGCCTGCTGATCTGCACCCGCTCCCGCCCGGACGCGCTCCGCGCGGCTCTCACCGACGCGCTCGCCCTGGAGTACTCCGACTACGAGGTGCTGGTCGTCGACAACGGCCCCGAGGACGCGTCGACGCGCCGGGTCGTCGAGGAGTTCGACGACCCCCGCCTGCGCCGGGTCGAGGCACCGATCCAGGGCCTGGCCCGGGCCCGCAACGTCGGCCTCCTCGCCGCGGCCCACGACATCGTCGCCTTCACCGACGACGACGTGCTGGTCGACCGCTGGTGGCTGGCCGCGATCGCCGACGGGTTCGCCCGCGGCGGCAAGGTGGCCTGCGTCAGCGGAATCGTCCCCACCGTCGAGATCGGCTCGCCGGCCGAGTGGTACTTCGACAGCCGCTTCAACTGGGCCGACAGCTGCACCCAGGACGTCTTCGAGGTCGGGCAGAAGCGGTCGGGCGAGCCACTCTTCCCCTTCCGGGTCGGCCGCTACGGCACCGGGGCGAACTTCGCGGTGAGCCGGTCAGCGATCATCCAGCTCGGCGGCTTCGACGAGGGATTCGGGGTCGGCTCACCCACCGGCGGCGGCGAGGACATCGACATGTTCGTCCGGGTGCTGCTGGACGGCTTTGAGCTGGCCTTCGAGCCGGCGGCGGTGATCTGGCACCGGCACCGGTCGGGTGCGGCGGACTTGAAGCGACAGATCTCCGACTACGGCCTCGGCCTCGGTGCCTGGCTGACGAAGCTCGTCACCCAGCCGAAGACCCTGCTCATGATCCTGCGCCGGCTTCTGCCGGCGCTGCTCCACCTGCTCCGGCTGACCCGGGTCGACGCTCCGGAGCCGGATGCGGTGCAGCATGAACTCTTCGCCGACGTCGGAAAGATCGAGCGTTCGGGCATCATCCGGGGACCATTCGCCCTCTGGCGAGCCCGGCGCAGCGGCGGCCGGGCCCGTCCGCTGCAGGGCAGGCAGCACGAGATCAAGGAGTCGAAGCAGAGTTGA
- a CDS encoding Glycosyltransferase involved in cell wall bisynthesis: MSTANPTIEIIIPVKNMATHLRACLATLMPQLAPGDVLTVVDDGSTDETAAVATAAGARVMTPTVGSGPYAARHSAASASAADILLFVDGRCRARPGLVESHRTMLSRPGAVLSCTDMLTESGPTLAAKIASTLNPFNIDGYIGVPGRRDYYPTANLGITRAAYLAVGGFRRMRSAGDADLCWRVLDETGGSFATDRRVLMSWVPRDKMADLFEQWYRYGQSSVALNELHPPAEVGRSTGAATTGRMASLLQGIRREPKKLLVLLLRTALHVVYLAGRLRVKLSREAFTDPGLYGEPESVV; this comes from the coding sequence TTGAGCACGGCGAACCCGACGATCGAGATCATCATCCCGGTCAAGAACATGGCAACTCATCTTCGCGCCTGCCTGGCCACTCTCATGCCGCAGCTCGCGCCGGGGGACGTGCTCACCGTCGTCGATGACGGCTCCACCGACGAGACGGCGGCGGTGGCCACCGCCGCCGGTGCGCGGGTAATGACGCCGACCGTCGGCTCCGGCCCGTACGCCGCTCGCCACAGCGCCGCGAGCGCGTCTGCGGCCGACATCCTGCTCTTCGTGGACGGACGCTGCCGCGCCCGTCCGGGGCTGGTCGAGAGCCACCGAACGATGCTGAGCCGCCCCGGCGCCGTCCTCTCCTGCACCGACATGCTGACCGAGTCCGGGCCGACGCTGGCCGCGAAGATCGCGTCGACCCTGAATCCATTCAACATCGACGGTTACATCGGGGTGCCCGGCCGTCGCGACTACTACCCGACGGCCAACCTCGGCATCACCCGTGCCGCGTACCTGGCCGTCGGTGGGTTCCGGCGGATGCGCAGCGCCGGCGACGCCGACCTCTGCTGGCGGGTGCTCGATGAGACCGGGGGCAGCTTCGCCACCGACCGTCGCGTGCTGATGTCGTGGGTTCCGCGGGACAAGATGGCCGACCTCTTCGAGCAGTGGTACCGCTACGGGCAGAGTTCGGTGGCCCTCAACGAGCTGCACCCGCCGGCCGAGGTGGGGCGCAGCACCGGCGCCGCCACCACCGGCCGGATGGCGTCGCTTCTGCAGGGGATACGCCGAGAGCCCAAGAAATTGCTGGTGCTGCTGCTGCGAACGGCGCTGCACGTGGTGTACCTCGCCGGCCGCCTGCGGGTGAAGCTAAGTCGGGAAGCCTTCACCGACCCCGGCCTCTACGGTGAACCCGAATCGGTCGTATGA
- a CDS encoding Glycosyltransferase involved in cell wall bisynthesis codes for MTLRVLAVDRAVGLWGAQIVLLQLAGPLAERGIEVTLATPPQSDFADAWRARGYPATVLETSPGVSPRSDGALSLRALAALSTDALRSISQLARLGRDFDLLHGNGHDVHLTVAAAGRLGRVPSVAHLHEELPYRLGRTIRASAVWVGNSSVAVSEAVRNNSGRLTRRRIEVIPNGVVVDPPVTTAASKLRGEFGVAEGDVLVTAVTRLDPVKRVEDLLAALEPLRELPGWRVVICGDTSSFPDYAAGLRRSAATFDGRVLLAGRREDIPDVLRACDLLVHPGLVEGMPLGIMEAQAAGLPVVAYRVAGIPEVVVDGVTGLLAEPGDVGGLSAHLRRLIASATLRQTFGGAGRQRALTHFNLATQADSYAALARRITGRA; via the coding sequence ATGACGCTTCGCGTTCTCGCCGTCGATCGCGCCGTCGGCCTCTGGGGGGCCCAGATCGTCCTGCTGCAACTGGCCGGCCCGCTCGCCGAGCGGGGTATCGAAGTCACGCTGGCCACGCCACCGCAGAGCGACTTCGCCGACGCCTGGCGCGCCCGCGGCTACCCGGCGACCGTCCTGGAGACGTCCCCAGGAGTCTCGCCGCGCAGCGATGGTGCCCTCTCACTACGGGCCCTGGCCGCCCTCTCGACCGACGCGCTGCGCAGCATCAGCCAGCTGGCCCGGCTCGGCCGGGACTTTGATCTGCTCCATGGCAATGGGCATGACGTGCACCTGACGGTCGCCGCGGCCGGGCGGCTGGGCCGGGTGCCGAGCGTGGCCCACCTGCACGAGGAACTCCCCTACCGGCTGGGGCGCACGATCAGGGCGAGTGCCGTCTGGGTCGGCAACTCCTCGGTCGCGGTGAGTGAGGCGGTGCGAAATAACAGCGGACGGCTGACCCGGCGCCGAATCGAGGTCATCCCGAATGGCGTCGTAGTTGATCCGCCCGTCACCACGGCTGCGAGCAAGCTCCGCGGCGAGTTCGGGGTGGCCGAGGGTGACGTGTTGGTGACCGCGGTGACCCGCCTCGACCCGGTGAAGCGGGTCGAGGACCTCCTTGCGGCGCTCGAGCCGCTTCGGGAGTTACCCGGCTGGCGGGTCGTGATCTGCGGCGACACCTCGTCTTTTCCTGACTATGCGGCCGGGCTGCGGCGATCCGCGGCGACCTTCGACGGGCGGGTGCTGCTCGCCGGGCGGCGAGAAGACATTCCGGACGTGCTGCGGGCCTGCGATCTGCTGGTTCACCCCGGGCTGGTCGAGGGGATGCCGCTGGGCATCATGGAGGCGCAGGCAGCCGGCCTGCCGGTGGTGGCCTACCGCGTCGCGGGGATCCCCGAGGTGGTGGTGGACGGCGTGACCGGGCTCCTCGCCGAACCGGGTGACGTCGGCGGATTGTCGGCCCACCTGCGGCGCCTGATCGCCTCTGCGACGCTTCGGCAGACGTTCGGGGGCGCCGGCCGACAGCGCGCTCTCACGCACTTCAACCTGGCCACACAGGCGGACTCCTACGCGGCGCTGGCCCGGCGCATCACCGGGCGCGCATAG
- a CDS encoding Peptidoglycan/LPS O-acetylase OafA/YrhL, contains acyltransferase and SGNH-hydrolase domains: protein MTPPSGSAFNTSSPNLDTEVQAEAGGTAGQSTVTMTRSQEKRARAAKVHPTFRPDIEGMRAIAVLLVVLYHCGITAIPGGYVGVDVFFVISGFLITSLLVREFETGGRISISDFYARRFRRILPAATVVLIVTVAASALFLPITRISSIARDAIWTSVFMANFRFSATGTNYLSAAAPPSPLQHYWSLAVEEQFYFVWPLMLFLILKLGRGARFHRIPTSLVTAALCVASFLWCVSSTSTNATVAYFSPFTRAWELGIGALVAVSGIALASTRLAKWIPFVAGWIGIAMIGYAAVHFTAATPFPGKAAALPVIGAGLLIIGGQHRARGGANWFLTFGPLQWIGKLSYGWYLWHWPILTIATERYPNLTVSEKLLLALAALLLAFISFHVIEGPVRRSVPLLKSAYLSIFCGLLAIATVLAFSNAFLVMDNGRTALARSQAAAAQKQVGTNSGTATANTVLADVKDASNDIKIPSPLTVPLLLVPSDKGPAFANGCVASTAALTSTPCTQLTTPTAPKVVLFGDSHAAQWMSTLENISTRTPINLYVITKQSCPVADTAVLNPDTKTSYPQCTQWRQWAFQKIKALHPDLVVIGEHIEALPDGGGDAEWQAGLQKSLTTLKASADRVALLSDVPAHAEPTAECLSQHGKDITQCADPLANSILLPHEAANAATAAQVGVSYVNTVPWFCTSKVCPAVIANTVTSFDGTHLAASYATYLGHALGTAIGLETTAQDAAAAVAKALQVKKLSLQAGREITANYTGPQYAGNCLGAIAASSFNLLPECTMGNPAAKKTLVLFGDSHAWMWTPAFQALGYMYNWKVVLVAEAACTAADTLIWSSQRNAPNTGCATWHAAAMDYITKLHPDAVVVSTEEHVTSSVNGKPTTPGTDEAVKAGLVKTFNELKAASPNVSMLGDIPVPATNPLDCLPANAKDIQKCSPAATDAVDATNLAREQGATSEAGVKFVDPIPWLCAKSCPTVIDDHVAYVDKFHISSNFAISVTGALASGLGLSGAK from the coding sequence GTGACGCCGCCCAGCGGATCGGCCTTCAACACCTCGTCGCCCAACCTCGACACCGAGGTGCAGGCGGAGGCCGGAGGAACGGCCGGACAGTCGACGGTGACCATGACCCGGTCGCAGGAGAAGCGGGCCCGCGCCGCCAAGGTGCACCCGACCTTCCGCCCCGACATCGAGGGCATGCGAGCGATCGCCGTCCTCCTGGTTGTGCTGTATCACTGCGGAATCACTGCCATTCCTGGTGGTTACGTCGGTGTCGACGTCTTCTTCGTCATCTCCGGCTTCCTGATCACCAGCCTGCTCGTCCGTGAGTTCGAGACCGGTGGCCGCATCTCGATCTCGGACTTCTACGCGCGCCGCTTCCGCCGCATCCTGCCGGCGGCGACCGTGGTGCTCATCGTCACCGTGGCGGCATCGGCGCTCTTCCTGCCGATCACCCGAATCTCCAGCATCGCCCGGGACGCCATCTGGACCAGCGTCTTCATGGCCAACTTCCGGTTCTCGGCCACCGGCACCAACTACCTCAGTGCCGCCGCTCCACCCTCGCCGCTGCAGCACTACTGGTCACTCGCCGTCGAAGAACAGTTCTACTTCGTCTGGCCGCTGATGCTCTTCCTGATCCTGAAGCTGGGTCGCGGTGCTCGCTTCCACCGCATACCGACCTCGCTGGTGACGGCGGCACTCTGCGTCGCGTCCTTCCTCTGGTGTGTCAGTTCCACCTCCACCAATGCCACCGTCGCCTACTTCTCACCCTTCACCCGGGCCTGGGAACTCGGCATCGGTGCCCTCGTCGCCGTCTCCGGGATCGCACTCGCCTCCACCCGGCTGGCCAAGTGGATTCCGTTCGTCGCCGGCTGGATCGGCATCGCGATGATCGGCTACGCCGCCGTTCACTTCACCGCCGCCACGCCGTTCCCGGGCAAGGCCGCTGCCCTGCCCGTCATCGGCGCCGGCCTGCTCATCATCGGCGGGCAGCACCGCGCACGCGGCGGGGCCAACTGGTTCCTCACCTTCGGACCGCTGCAGTGGATCGGCAAGCTCTCCTACGGCTGGTACCTCTGGCACTGGCCGATCCTCACCATCGCGACTGAGCGCTACCCGAATCTCACCGTCTCCGAGAAGCTGCTGCTGGCCCTCGCCGCGCTGCTGCTGGCCTTTATCAGCTTCCACGTGATCGAGGGGCCGGTGCGCCGCTCGGTGCCGCTCCTGAAGTCGGCCTACCTGAGCATCTTCTGCGGCCTGCTCGCTATCGCCACCGTGCTCGCCTTCTCCAACGCCTTCCTGGTGATGGACAACGGACGTACGGCGTTGGCCCGTTCGCAGGCGGCGGCGGCCCAGAAGCAGGTCGGAACCAACAGCGGAACCGCGACCGCCAACACCGTGCTGGCCGACGTGAAGGACGCCTCCAACGACATCAAGATCCCGTCGCCACTCACCGTGCCGCTACTGCTGGTGCCTTCGGACAAGGGCCCTGCATTCGCCAACGGCTGTGTTGCATCGACGGCAGCGCTGACATCAACTCCCTGCACCCAGCTGACGACGCCGACGGCACCGAAGGTCGTCCTCTTCGGCGACTCACACGCCGCGCAATGGATGTCCACTCTTGAGAACATCTCCACCCGAACTCCGATCAACCTGTACGTGATCACGAAGCAGTCCTGCCCAGTGGCCGATACGGCAGTGCTGAATCCCGACACCAAGACGTCCTATCCGCAGTGCACTCAGTGGCGGCAGTGGGCCTTCCAGAAGATCAAGGCCCTTCATCCCGACCTGGTCGTGATCGGCGAGCACATCGAGGCCCTGCCGGACGGCGGCGGCGACGCCGAGTGGCAGGCTGGCCTGCAGAAGAGCCTCACAACCCTGAAGGCGAGCGCCGACCGGGTGGCCCTGCTATCCGATGTCCCGGCGCACGCCGAGCCAACTGCCGAATGCCTGTCGCAGCATGGCAAGGACATCACCCAGTGTGCTGATCCGCTGGCCAACTCGATTCTCCTGCCGCACGAGGCGGCGAACGCAGCGACGGCGGCGCAGGTCGGAGTCAGTTACGTCAATACGGTCCCATGGTTCTGCACCAGCAAGGTCTGCCCAGCCGTCATCGCCAACACGGTGACCTCCTTCGATGGGACGCACCTGGCCGCGTCCTATGCCACCTACCTCGGACACGCCCTTGGCACGGCGATCGGGCTGGAGACCACCGCACAGGACGCCGCAGCAGCCGTCGCGAAGGCGCTCCAGGTAAAGAAGCTGAGTCTGCAGGCAGGTCGGGAGATCACGGCGAACTACACGGGACCGCAGTACGCCGGCAATTGCCTCGGTGCCATCGCGGCGTCGTCGTTCAACCTGCTCCCCGAATGCACGATGGGCAATCCGGCGGCCAAGAAGACCTTGGTTCTCTTCGGGGATTCGCATGCCTGGATGTGGACACCGGCCTTCCAGGCTCTCGGATACATGTACAACTGGAAGGTCGTTCTCGTCGCCGAAGCCGCCTGCACCGCGGCCGACACGCTGATCTGGAGCAGCCAACGGAATGCTCCGAACACCGGCTGTGCGACGTGGCACGCGGCAGCCATGGACTACATCACCAAGCTGCATCCGGACGCCGTGGTCGTCTCCACGGAGGAGCACGTGACGAGCTCCGTCAACGGCAAGCCGACGACGCCGGGTACCGACGAAGCGGTCAAGGCCGGTCTGGTGAAGACCTTCAACGAACTGAAGGCAGCCTCGCCGAACGTCTCGATGCTCGGTGACATCCCCGTTCCGGCGACGAACCCTCTCGACTGCCTACCGGCCAACGCGAAGGACATCCAGAAGTGTTCGCCGGCTGCCACGGACGCAGTCGACGCGACGAATCTCGCCCGGGAGCAGGGCGCAACCAGCGAAGCCGGCGTGAAGTTTGTCGATCCGATCCCGTGGCTATGCGCGAAATCCTGCCCGACCGTTATCGACGATCACGTGGCCTACGTGGACAAGTTCCACATCAGCTCGAACTTCGCGATCTCGGTGACCGGTGCGCTGGCCAGCGGCCTCGGCCTCAGTGGCGCGAAGTAG
- a CDS encoding transferase hexapeptide (six repeat-containing protein) — MPHKLYDTARAASETAFGLLRGRVVGAIGVSAGKRPIFLGSRPRLLGSGDIRVGDYLLVSGATQRVTLCAEAGAVLEIGDCCFINQGVTLSARERITIGHNVMFGDGATLLDTDFHQVDASAPIKTRPIVIGDNVWISRDVLVGPGVTIGAGSVVAAASVVTRDVPAGVLVAGSPARVIRELDVPAGWVRQDVTRNKPLLSSLKRSR; from the coding sequence GTGCCCCACAAGCTCTACGACACCGCCCGTGCCGCCTCGGAGACGGCGTTCGGCCTGCTCCGCGGACGTGTTGTGGGGGCTATCGGGGTCTCGGCCGGAAAGCGACCGATATTCCTGGGGAGCCGCCCGCGGCTGCTCGGAAGTGGCGATATCAGGGTCGGGGACTACCTGCTGGTCAGCGGCGCCACCCAGCGGGTGACGCTCTGCGCGGAGGCAGGTGCAGTGCTAGAGATCGGCGACTGCTGCTTCATCAACCAGGGCGTCACCCTCTCCGCCCGCGAGCGCATCACGATCGGGCACAACGTGATGTTCGGCGACGGGGCGACTCTGCTCGACACCGACTTCCACCAGGTGGACGCCAGTGCGCCGATCAAGACGCGCCCCATCGTGATCGGCGACAATGTCTGGATTTCACGGGACGTTCTCGTCGGGCCCGGAGTCACGATCGGCGCCGGCAGCGTGGTCGCGGCGGCATCGGTGGTCACCCGTGATGTCCCGGCCGGTGTGCTCGTGGCCGGCTCCCCGGCGCGCGTCATACGTGAACTCGACGTGCCGGCCGGGTGGGTGCGCCAGGACGTCACCCGAAACAAGCCGTTGCTCAGTTCGCTGAAGCGCTCTCGGTAG
- a CDS encoding Glycosyltransferase involved in cell wall bisynthesis, with product MSTSAPERVCVVGSGWAFTSGISYYTCRLATALADEHEVSTILMRRLIPKMLYPGRTRVGKRVNKIEYPEKMPVYDGIDWFWGSTIVGALRFLRRERPTVVIFQWWTGAVLHSQLLLALAARRMGARIVIEFHETQDTGEARFNGAAAYLNFVGAKLLQLASSFVVHSDYDLAAVSKRFPIGDRPIYVAPHGPYDHYADSSHEAQTTRTDVVGTDDDATVLLFFGTVRPYKGLEFLVSAFNSLSEAEVAKLRLVIVGETWEGWTQPIVEARDGRNADKITVVNRYVSDEEVADFFTLADVAVLPYTRSSASGPLHVAMAYGLPTILSDVGGLRDGAEGYDGVIWVSPSSEPSLRDAILHAPEAKGQRYQDPRSWGETTKIFDKLFDELPAAKQTH from the coding sequence ATGAGCACGTCTGCCCCGGAACGCGTCTGCGTCGTTGGGTCGGGTTGGGCGTTCACCAGCGGGATCAGCTACTACACCTGCCGGCTGGCCACGGCGCTGGCTGACGAGCACGAAGTGTCGACGATCCTGATGCGCCGGCTGATCCCCAAGATGCTCTACCCGGGACGAACACGGGTCGGCAAGCGCGTCAACAAGATCGAATACCCCGAGAAGATGCCCGTCTACGACGGCATCGACTGGTTCTGGGGCAGCACCATCGTCGGCGCGCTGCGCTTCCTCCGCCGCGAACGCCCGACCGTCGTCATCTTCCAGTGGTGGACGGGTGCGGTGCTGCACTCCCAGCTGCTGCTGGCGCTGGCCGCCCGGCGGATGGGGGCTCGGATCGTGATCGAGTTCCACGAGACCCAGGACACCGGCGAGGCCCGCTTCAACGGGGCCGCGGCCTACCTGAACTTCGTGGGCGCGAAGTTGCTTCAGCTGGCCAGCTCCTTCGTGGTGCACTCCGACTACGACCTGGCTGCGGTGAGCAAGCGCTTCCCGATCGGCGATCGTCCGATCTACGTCGCGCCGCACGGCCCGTACGACCATTACGCCGACTCTTCGCACGAGGCCCAGACGACACGCACCGACGTCGTCGGCACCGACGACGACGCCACCGTCCTTCTCTTCTTCGGCACCGTCCGTCCCTACAAGGGCCTGGAGTTCCTCGTCTCCGCCTTCAACTCGCTCAGCGAGGCCGAGGTAGCCAAGCTCCGTCTGGTGATCGTCGGCGAGACGTGGGAGGGGTGGACGCAGCCGATCGTCGAGGCTCGCGACGGCCGCAACGCCGACAAGATCACGGTGGTGAATCGCTACGTCAGCGACGAGGAGGTGGCCGACTTCTTCACTTTGGCCGACGTCGCCGTACTGCCGTACACCCGTTCTTCGGCCAGCGGTCCGCTGCATGTGGCGATGGCCTACGGGCTGCCGACGATCCTCTCCGATGTCGGCGGACTGCGTGACGGCGCGGAGGGGTACGACGGCGTCATCTGGGTGTCTCCGAGCAGCGAGCCCAGTCTCCGGGATGCGATCCTGCACGCCCCCGAGGCGAAGGGGCAGCGCTACCAGGACCCACGATCCTGGGGCGAGACGACGAAGATCTTCGACAAACTCTTCGACGAGCTACCCGCGGCCAAGCAGACGCACTAG
- a CDS encoding Glycosyl hydrolases family 16, producing the protein MLAVTALAACDPGVPANSATDPAPSSGVVSPPPGSRPATPEPTPEPTPTATPVQYTASAPWTEQFDGSSGTLPDPSLFSYQLGGSGWGNHELETYTSRPENAALDGRGHLAISARRETYTGTDGTTRGWTSARLHSHDSFAFTHGVLSARIKVPSGDGIWPAFWLVGQDITEVGWPASGEIDVVETVNSARSAASTVHGPTSSGSAWQVSHQQPSARSYAEAFHVYSVERRRNAIIFRIDGAVVAQVTPAQLKPNERWVFEKPMCFLLNVAVGGDLPGRPSAQTPDSATMLVDWIAFHP; encoded by the coding sequence ATGCTGGCGGTGACTGCACTCGCCGCCTGCGACCCGGGCGTCCCCGCTAACTCGGCCACCGATCCCGCCCCGTCCTCCGGCGTGGTCAGCCCGCCGCCGGGCTCGCGGCCGGCGACCCCAGAACCGACCCCAGAACCGACTCCGACGGCGACGCCGGTTCAGTACACGGCCTCTGCCCCCTGGACCGAGCAGTTCGACGGTTCGTCAGGCACCCTGCCCGACCCGAGCCTCTTCAGCTATCAACTGGGCGGTAGCGGCTGGGGCAACCACGAGTTGGAGACGTACACCTCTCGTCCCGAGAACGCGGCTCTGGACGGACGGGGGCACCTGGCCATCTCGGCTCGTCGTGAGACTTACACCGGCACCGACGGCACAACCCGGGGCTGGACGTCGGCCCGGCTGCATAGTCATGACTCCTTCGCATTCACTCACGGCGTGCTCTCGGCCCGCATCAAGGTGCCGAGCGGCGATGGAATCTGGCCTGCCTTCTGGCTGGTCGGGCAGGACATCACCGAGGTGGGTTGGCCGGCGTCGGGCGAGATCGATGTCGTGGAGACGGTGAATTCGGCACGGTCGGCGGCCAGTACCGTGCACGGTCCGACGTCATCCGGAAGTGCCTGGCAGGTCAGCCATCAGCAGCCGTCGGCGCGCTCCTACGCGGAGGCGTTTCACGTCTACTCGGTCGAGCGGCGCCGCAACGCCATCATCTTCCGAATCGATGGCGCAGTCGTGGCCCAGGTGACACCGGCGCAGCTAAAGCCCAATGAAAGATGGGTATTCGAGAAGCCGATGTGCTTTCTATTGAACGTCGCCGTCGGCGGGGATCTGCCCGGCCGGCCCAGCGCGCAGACACCGGACTCAGCAACGATGCTGGTCGACTGGATCGCGTTTCATCCCTGA